TAGCTTAGGTAATGTTTTGCTATTTCTATCCCATTGGGTATATTCTCCATAGCTGTACATCTCAACCTCTAATTTTTTCTTTGCCATGTTTATAAGAAATGTTCTCTAATTGTTAATTTATATTTGTGTGTGTTTAATAAAATCACAATTCCAATAGACAACGACTTTAGTCTTAAAGATATTGGATAGTATTTAAATAATAATTTTAATCAAACGAAATAGGAATAATATAATTCATTTTTATAATTGTTATACTTTTTTAGTTAAAATTATAAAAAAAGCTACCTTGATAAGGTAGCTTTTAAAATTTATTATAATAAATTTTCTTCTATATTTTCACTTCATTCTTCAGTTCTTTTCCTTCACAGAAATCTTTGATGTTGTTTAATGTTGTGTTTGCGATATTCATGAAGGCTTCTTTTGTGAAGAATGCTTGATGAGAGGTCACGATTACATTATTAAAAGTAAGTAATCTTGCAAGAACATCATCCTCGAGGACTTGGTCAGAAAGGTCTTCGAAAAAGAACTCATTTTCCTCTTCATAGACATCTAATCCTGCTGCAGACACTTTTCCCGCTTTAAGTCCTTCAATAAGATCTGTTGTTTTAATAAGTTTACCTCTACCTGTGTTAATAATCATTACTCCCTCTTTCATCATATCAATAGCATCTTTATCAATGAGCCACTTCGTTTCTCTTGTTAAAGGACAGTTAAGAGATATAACATCCGATTTTTGAAAAAGTGTATCTAGATCGGTATATTGATAGCCTAAGCTTTCAGCGAGTTTGTTGTCTGGAAAAGGATCATACGCGAGTACATCCATCTCAAATCCTTTTAGTATTTTGATTAGTGATTTTCCAATTTTACCTGTTCCAATGACGCCTGCTGTTTTTCCATTTAGATTATATCCCATTAATCCGTTAAGGGAAAAGTTTGCATCTCGTGTACGGAAATAAGCTCTGTGGATTTTTCTATTCAAAGAAAGCATTAGTGCAACGGTATGTTCCGCAATGGCGCTTGGAGAATATGCAGGAACACGTACTACTTTAATTTTGTCTTTTGCTGCTTTGATATCTACATTGTTGAATCCTGCACAACGAAGTGCAATTAGTTTGACTCCATAACTATGAAGCTTGTTAATTACCTTTTCATTCAGTATATCGTTTACAAAAATTACAACTACATCCGCATCCTGAGCCAATAAGATATTATCTTCTGTTAAATGGTAGAAAACAAATCGAACATCAAACCCCATCTTCTCAGCAAGAGGCTTATATATCTCCTTATCATAGGGTTTAGTGTCAAAGAATGTTATCTTGGGTCTCATATTTTGAACAATTAGAGTGGATTAAATAAAACTTAAACAATCAAGTTAAACGAATGTTTAACATCTTAATTTAAGCTCTAACTAATGTTACCCATTAATTGTTCTTTGTCCAAGAGAGGCTGACAGTTCTTTTTCAATCATCTTAAGATTCTGGATCTCTTGTTGTAGCTCCAGAATCTTTTCAAAATCTGTTTGATTATTGATCATTGCTAACCCTTTTATTTTTTCTTTGATCATCACCCTTACTCTACTTAATTTATAGTTTTCAACCACTTTAGGGATCAGAGTAAAAAGAATATCTTCGGTATGTTCGATATAGTTTCCCTGTTGAACCCACATCTTGCTTTCAACATATTTGTTTGTTAATAATTTGCTCGCAAACTTGCTTACATGAATATCTGGATGGTGAATGAAATATCTATTGGGTTCAAAATTAAATTCATTTAGGTGTGCCTTGTACTCGTCAAGAATCTTTTGATAAAGAGGGTTTATTGAGGATAATTGGTCTGCATCTAGTTCATTAAATATATAGTTGGCAACTTTTAATGTTCTTTTTCGATTTGTTCCCTCTATATTCTCATCCATAAGATCCATGGGACCATAGCGAAGAAGGAATCTTAGGATCTCCTGCTCCTCGAGATCAAAAGGGTTTACCTCTTGAGATAGGTTCATAGCCTCTAAATGAGAAGGGATAGGATTATTTCTACTCTTCTTATGAAGTTGTTCTGCATGTTTCTCCTGAAACTTTCGTAGTTCTAAATAGAGGTTCTCTTCTCTGATTTGCATGAGTCTACTACACTCTCGCATATATTTCATTCTTAGGTGAAGATATGGAATAATGGAAATTAAACGAACAATCTCTGAGATTGCTGTAGCTCGTGATATTGGATCATTTTGCGTCTGATTGAGTCGTGCAATAGAGGCATATTCTATGAAATCCTTTTCATTTCTCTGAACGTAGTCCTTAAATTGACTATTGGAACGAGCAAAAGAGTCTGGATCTTCCCCTTCAGGAAGAGGAACCACTTTAACGAACATTCCTTCTTGAAGAATTAACTCTACCCCTCTAATAGCTGCCCCGATCCCAGCACTGTCTCCATCATAAATAATGGTTACCGTATCCGTAAATCTTCGAAGTAGCCTTACTTGGTCCATCGTCAATGATGTTCCCGCAGAAGCAACTACGTTGTGTACTCCTGCCATATGCATGGATATGACGTCTGTATATCCTTCGACTATATAACAGTTTTGTTGATTTATAATCTCTTTCTTTGCTTGATATAAACCATATAGAACATGACTCTTATGGTAGATCTCTGTTTCAGGGGAGTTAATATATTTGGCAATCTTCTTCTCCTTATTTTCAGCCATTGTACGACCACCAAAACCAATTGTTTTACCTGAAATGTTAAAGATAGGAAAGATAACCCTTGACTCGAATCGATCTCGTATCCAATTGTCTCTTCTGATGGTGACACCAATCTGTTCTAAGTCTTCGATTGTGGCACCTTCCACTTGTGCTTGTTTTGTCATCTCCCCATGTGCCTTAGGGCAGTAGCCTAGCTGAAATGAGTTAATCGCTTCTATATCTATCCCTCTATGGGTTAGATAATTTAAGGCGATGCTCTTTCCTTCGTCAGTATCTGTTAGTTGATTACGAAAATAGTTTTTACACCATTCTGCTAGTTGAATTAGTTTTTGTGGTTGTGAGAGGTTGTTTTCTTCTTTGTCATGCCAATCATCAGGAAGAGATATTTGATATTTATCTATAACAAGTTGAAGTGTTTGTTCAAAACTTAGTGTTTCATGCTCCATAATAAACTGTAGAATATTACCTGCACGGTTACATTCAACACACCTGTAAATACCCGGATTGTTATAAACCATCAGTGTCGGAACAGAACCGTTATGAAATGGACATATCCCTACCATATGATCTCCTTTAGGTTTCAGGGTAAGGTAATTAGAGATAATTTGATCAATTGGAGGAAGTGATTGTATAATCTTATCAATTATTTTCTGCTCTATCATGAATACATTCATAAAGTTAGATAACAGTGCAAATATAGGAAAAGAAAATGATCCATGAATATAGTATTCTTAGAGCTTATTTTCCGATATTTTTTAATTCACTCCAAATCAGTTCTTCTGGTAAGTTTACCAATCTACTAAATTCTGTCACATAAACACCTTTAACAATAGCATCAGGGATAATAGATACTATTTGAATAATTTTATTAAATATGGCAGTGTTATCCATCCCTAGAGACTCTTTTATTGGATAAAGTGTCTCTACTAAAAAGTGGAGCCAATCTTTCGAATTGGTAATATGGTCTTCGATAATGGAAGTTCTTTGGTCTTTAAGGTAATGTGTTAGGTTTTCACTTTGAGTATCCACAATCTTTACATTGACTCCTTCGTGAATTAAGATAGAAATTCTATTGTAACATTCAAGTACAGAGCTCATACTTTTATCACTCCAAAGAGTTATACTGTTCGTGA
The Prolixibacteraceae bacterium DNA segment above includes these coding regions:
- a CDS encoding 2-hydroxyacid dehydrogenase, which gives rise to MRPKITFFDTKPYDKEIYKPLAEKMGFDVRFVFYHLTEDNILLAQDADVVVIFVNDILNEKVINKLHSYGVKLIALRCAGFNNVDIKAAKDKIKVVRVPAYSPSAIAEHTVALMLSLNRKIHRAYFRTRDANFSLNGLMGYNLNGKTAGVIGTGKIGKSLIKILKGFEMDVLAYDPFPDNKLAESLGYQYTDLDTLFQKSDVISLNCPLTRETKWLIDKDAIDMMKEGVMIINTGRGKLIKTTDLIEGLKAGKVSAAGLDVYEEENEFFFEDLSDQVLEDDVLARLLTFNNVIVTSHQAFFTKEAFMNIANTTLNNIKDFCEGKELKNEVKI
- the dnaG gene encoding DNA primase, giving the protein MIEQKIIDKIIQSLPPIDQIISNYLTLKPKGDHMVGICPFHNGSVPTLMVYNNPGIYRCVECNRAGNILQFIMEHETLSFEQTLQLVIDKYQISLPDDWHDKEENNLSQPQKLIQLAEWCKNYFRNQLTDTDEGKSIALNYLTHRGIDIEAINSFQLGYCPKAHGEMTKQAQVEGATIEDLEQIGVTIRRDNWIRDRFESRVIFPIFNISGKTIGFGGRTMAENKEKKIAKYINSPETEIYHKSHVLYGLYQAKKEIINQQNCYIVEGYTDVISMHMAGVHNVVASAGTSLTMDQVRLLRRFTDTVTIIYDGDSAGIGAAIRGVELILQEGMFVKVVPLPEGEDPDSFARSNSQFKDYVQRNEKDFIEYASIARLNQTQNDPISRATAISEIVRLISIIPYLHLRMKYMRECSRLMQIREENLYLELRKFQEKHAEQLHKKSRNNPIPSHLEAMNLSQEVNPFDLEEQEILRFLLRYGPMDLMDENIEGTNRKRTLKVANYIFNELDADQLSSINPLYQKILDEYKAHLNEFNFEPNRYFIHHPDIHVSKFASKLLTNKYVESKMWVQQGNYIEHTEDILFTLIPKVVENYKLSRVRVMIKEKIKGLAMINNQTDFEKILELQQEIQNLKMIEKELSASLGQRTING